Proteins encoded together in one Candidatus Caldatribacterium sp. window:
- the rlmB gene encoding 23S rRNA (guanosine(2251)-2'-O)-methyltransferase RlmB, giving the protein MTSYIYGRHPVFEALRAKKRAFERLFLGKNAQGDIIRRIEGLAQSLGVPVERVDREVLEGLVGKDAVHQGVVLLCGEKAAPSWKELLKRTREHKDALVLFVDRVEDPRNLGAIIRTAAFFGVDGIVVSKARSAPLDSRVVKASAGGIEVSDVLQVNNFTEVVRAFKEGGFVIVGLEGDGEISLWEFDPGPFPVGLVVGGENEGIRKIVRSMCDAVVRIPGSGAVSSLNVSVAAGIAIAVMLQRRRKHGPQG; this is encoded by the coding sequence ATGACGTCCTACATTTACGGAAGGCATCCTGTCTTTGAGGCTCTTCGAGCCAAAAAGAGAGCATTCGAGCGTTTGTTCCTTGGGAAGAATGCCCAGGGAGATATTATCCGGCGGATTGAAGGCCTTGCCCAGAGTCTTGGTGTGCCTGTGGAACGGGTCGATCGAGAGGTTCTTGAAGGACTCGTGGGGAAAGACGCAGTGCACCAGGGGGTTGTGCTCCTCTGTGGGGAGAAAGCCGCGCCCTCCTGGAAGGAGCTCCTCAAAAGAACTCGAGAGCACAAAGACGCCCTGGTTCTCTTCGTCGATCGGGTGGAAGACCCCCGGAACCTCGGAGCCATCATTCGCACCGCGGCCTTCTTTGGGGTGGACGGAATCGTGGTGAGCAAGGCTCGCTCGGCTCCCCTTGATTCTCGGGTCGTCAAGGCTTCAGCCGGGGGAATCGAGGTAAGCGATGTTCTCCAGGTAAACAATTTCACCGAAGTGGTTCGGGCATTTAAAGAGGGAGGATTCGTCATTGTCGGTCTTGAGGGAGACGGGGAGATTAGCCTCTGGGAGTTCGATCCCGGTCCTTTCCCGGTGGGGCTTGTGGTGGGTGGAGAGAACGAGGGTATCCGAAAGATTGTCCGCTCCATGTGCGATGCAGTGGTGCGAATCCCGGGAAGCGGTGCTGTGTCCTCACTCAACGTTTCCGTTGCCGCTGGAATTGCCATTGCGGTGATGCTCCAAAGGAGGAGGAAACATGGTCCGCAAGGGTGA